The following proteins are encoded in a genomic region of Nicotiana sylvestris chromosome 4, ASM39365v2, whole genome shotgun sequence:
- the LOC104224012 gene encoding protein COFACTOR ASSEMBLY OF COMPLEX C SUBUNIT B CCB1, chloroplastic, translating to MAAKLLLSPLSLPSSFLSTREFQHHHRHLCLRTKPRNRFTVHAFTDVLFTAATTSAPLLVLDQFQENPSSLFSIAAADSGYSVASYYTSLGLFVISVPGLWSLIKRSVKSKIVQKTFVKEGIEEGKKAANQVAGEILSFFTRNNFTVLDRGETITFEGMMVPSRGQAALLTFCTCISLGSVALVLTITVPDVGNNWFWIIALSPLAGVYYWTRASRKEQIKVKMTVGDDGSLSEIVVQGDDQEVEKMRKELQLSEKGMVYVKGLLER from the exons ATGGCAGCAAAGCTTCTGCTCTCTCCTCTCTCCCTTCCTTCCAGTTTCCTCAGTACCCGAGAATTTCAGCACCACCATCGTCATCTATGTCTCCGAACAAAACCCAGAAACCGCTTCACCGTTCACGCATTTACCGATGTTCTCTTCACTGCTGCTACTACTTCAGCTCCTCTACTTGTCCTTGACCAATTTCAAGAAAACCCATCATCTCTCTTTTCAATAGCAGCAGCAGATTCTGGTTATTCAGTAGCTAGCTACTACACTTCACTCGGTCTCTTTGTCATTTCTGTTCCTGGTCTTTGGTCCCTTATTAAACGATCTGTCAAATCCAAG ATAGTGCAGAAGACATTTGTTAAGGAAGGTATAGAGGAGGGGAAGAAGGCAGCTAACCAGGTTGCTGGCGAAATTCTTTCATTCTTCACTCGAAATAACTTTACTGTGTTGGATAGAGGAGAGACTATTAC GTTTGAGGGTATGATGGTTCCAAGCCGAGGACAAGCAGCATTGTTAACTTTCTGCACCTGCATAAGCTTGGGAAGTGTTGCCCTTGTTCTTACTATAACAGTTCCTGATGTAGGCAATAATTGGTTCTGGATCATTGCCTTAAGTCCGTTAGC GGGTGTATATTATTGGACTCGAGCATCCAGAAAGGAGCAGATCAAGGTGAAAATGACGGTAGGAGATGATGGAAGCTTGTCAGAAATCGTTGTTCAAGGTGATGACCAAGAAGTAGAGAAAATGCGGAAGGAGCTACAGCTGAGTGAAAAAGGCATGGTTTATGTTAAGGGCTTACTTGAAAGATGA